The following are from one region of the Pseudodesulfovibrio piezophilus C1TLV30 genome:
- the proV gene encoding glycine betaine/L-proline ABC transporter ATP-binding protein ProV, with protein sequence MEKIRVENLYKIFGSKPAKGLKMLQNGHDKKSVLEETGMTVGVCDASFSIEAGEIFVIMGLSGSGKSTIVRMLNRLIEPTAGRVIVDGQDVTAMNNDELVKFRLHNMSMVFQSFALMPHQTVLDNAAFGLELAGIEKAQRHERALEALEQVGLTGWENQYPDQLSGGMQQRVGLARGLAVDPDILLMDEAFSALDPLIRTEMQDELLKLQEEQQRTIVFISHDLDEALRIGDRIAIMEGGNVVQVGTPDEILQNPANDYVRAFFRGVDPTNVISAADIARDTHPTIIVTKQGSLRTAHEILSGSEREHGYVLDARHRFLGVISSEGIRNALEAGIPNSPISQAFLPEGTAVRMEDSMQDILPKVAEASWPVPVVDENDVYKGVVSKNRFLRILHKTEVNLETGVNE encoded by the coding sequence ATGGAAAAGATTCGTGTAGAAAACCTTTACAAGATCTTTGGCAGCAAGCCTGCCAAGGGACTCAAAATGCTTCAAAACGGCCATGACAAGAAATCCGTTTTGGAGGAAACCGGCATGACCGTCGGCGTCTGTGATGCCAGCTTCTCCATTGAAGCGGGCGAGATTTTTGTCATCATGGGCCTTTCCGGCTCAGGAAAATCGACCATTGTGCGGATGCTCAATCGACTCATTGAGCCGACTGCCGGACGTGTCATAGTCGATGGTCAGGACGTCACGGCCATGAACAACGATGAGCTGGTCAAATTCCGCTTGCATAACATGAGCATGGTCTTCCAGTCCTTCGCCCTCATGCCGCACCAGACCGTTTTGGACAATGCCGCTTTCGGCCTGGAATTGGCAGGTATAGAAAAGGCCCAGCGCCATGAACGCGCTCTGGAAGCCCTGGAACAGGTTGGCCTGACTGGTTGGGAAAACCAGTACCCTGACCAACTCAGTGGCGGCATGCAACAGCGTGTCGGCCTGGCGCGCGGCCTCGCCGTGGACCCGGACATCCTGCTTATGGATGAAGCCTTTTCAGCCCTCGATCCACTTATTCGCACTGAAATGCAGGATGAACTGCTGAAACTCCAGGAAGAACAGCAACGCACCATCGTCTTTATATCACATGACCTTGATGAGGCCCTGCGCATCGGCGATCGTATCGCCATCATGGAAGGCGGCAATGTTGTCCAGGTCGGCACCCCGGATGAAATCCTCCAAAATCCGGCCAACGACTACGTGCGAGCCTTTTTCCGTGGCGTGGACCCGACCAATGTCATCAGCGCGGCGGATATTGCACGCGATACCCACCCGACAATCATCGTCACCAAACAGGGAAGCCTGCGCACCGCGCACGAAATTCTCAGTGGCAGCGAGCGTGAACATGGATATGTCCTCGACGCCCGCCACCGCTTCCTCGGCGTCATCTCTTCAGAAGGTATCAGAAATGCCCTTGAAGCCGGGATCCCCAACTCTCCCATCAGCCAGGCATTTCTTCCGGAAGGAACTGCGGTACGGATGGAAGATTCCATGCAGGACATTCTCCCCAAAGTAGCCGAGGCGTCCTGGCCCGTCCCGGTGGTCGATGAAAATGATGTTTATAAAGGAGTGGTCTCCAAAAACCGCTTCCTCAGAATACTCCACAAAACGGAAGTCAATCTTGAAACCGGAGTGAATGAATAA
- a CDS encoding ABC transporter substrate-binding protein, with amino-acid sequence MQLKSVQFLFLLIVLFVILLTPSQGEAGEVMVLHSTDRSDGRTASLMQGIRDALGSDFSVSEVFLGTATDDEDHYDDQFQKLFSSQPDDSVVAVVTDGSEAFSFMRKFREDLYVGTPVIYCGQARPNPEFLRQCGNCTGVPLHDGVAATVDLIFSLVPTTETVVGILDATPGSRELRSQVEQAMEPYFSHAQLIFPGYEPGDDDGLDMAQLARVAASVPPSAAVLFLDFSVDNSGEPVLPADAVREVTRLSDAPVYVLNDQWLGAGVLGGVFVTGQTQGLRVGHLVQRVLSGERAEEMLPESPELDVVLDQTVMARFGLGRDALPPGAKGINPVPSPDIVEGVSPVWYGFAVAGLILVLVVVWVRSRATQKDRRSGD; translated from the coding sequence ATGCAGCTGAAAAGTGTCCAATTCCTGTTTCTCTTGATTGTCCTATTCGTGATTCTCCTGACTCCGTCTCAAGGAGAGGCAGGGGAGGTCATGGTTCTCCATTCCACAGACAGAAGTGATGGCCGTACTGCATCGTTGATGCAGGGCATCCGTGACGCCCTTGGCAGCGACTTCAGTGTTTCAGAAGTGTTCCTCGGTACAGCCACTGACGACGAAGATCACTACGACGATCAGTTCCAAAAACTTTTTTCTTCTCAGCCGGATGATTCTGTCGTTGCCGTGGTGACTGATGGGTCGGAGGCCTTTTCATTCATGCGAAAATTTCGCGAAGATCTTTATGTCGGTACCCCCGTGATCTATTGTGGGCAAGCAAGGCCGAATCCGGAATTTTTGCGTCAATGCGGCAATTGCACCGGGGTGCCCCTTCATGATGGAGTCGCTGCGACGGTTGATCTGATCTTTTCTCTTGTCCCGACGACAGAGACAGTGGTGGGAATCCTTGACGCCACTCCGGGAAGCCGGGAACTTCGGTCGCAGGTAGAGCAGGCCATGGAGCCGTATTTCAGCCACGCCCAGCTCATTTTTCCGGGATATGAACCTGGTGATGACGATGGACTTGATATGGCACAGCTTGCCAGGGTTGCTGCCAGTGTGCCGCCATCAGCAGCAGTCCTGTTTCTGGATTTTTCCGTGGACAATTCGGGGGAGCCGGTTCTTCCGGCTGATGCTGTTCGTGAGGTGACCCGGCTCAGTGACGCACCTGTGTATGTCCTGAACGATCAATGGCTGGGAGCAGGAGTGCTTGGCGGGGTGTTTGTGACTGGCCAGACGCAGGGCCTCCGTGTTGGACACTTGGTCCAACGGGTGCTTTCCGGGGAACGGGCAGAGGAGATGCTGCCAGAAAGTCCTGAATTGGATGTGGTGTTGGACCAGACTGTCATGGCCCGCTTCGGTCTGGGCAGAGATGCCTTACCTCCGGGGGCAAAGGGGATCAACCCAGTCCCCAGCCCGGATATAGTGGAAGGCGTCTCTCCAGTGTGGTACGGGTTTGCCGTGGCAGGTCTCATCCTTGTTCTGGTTGTTGTTTGGGTCAGGAGCCGAGCAACTCAAAAAGATAGGCGGTCTGGAGACTGA
- a CDS encoding HD-GYP domain-containing protein, giving the protein MDTNTRAARPVSYFPVSPVMLFPEALGDFAVYLWQGGDFVLYTQSGQQFTLRHRQILHQNDVKEIYIQSSEKPEYERYIEQNLGKILLDETLPIEVRSKVFYEASAVVMQDVFDRKLPSALRARHFDRITDIVKNSISFLASDNSLSAIAPFISHDYKTYTHCMHVFIYSVAVFQSYDMTDSEVFECGLGALLHDVGKAKIPRRILNKRGSLTQAEREIVKEHPIHGVSMCAHLPMTQNTINCILFHHEKLDGTGYPAGLKSDNIPMPVRIISLADVYDALTTERPYAEGMEPYEALTLMRHDMRDALDMNVFKQFVAVLSGADLL; this is encoded by the coding sequence ATGGATACAAATACTCGAGCCGCCCGGCCCGTATCCTATTTTCCCGTCTCTCCGGTCATGTTGTTCCCGGAGGCTCTAGGGGACTTTGCAGTCTACCTCTGGCAAGGAGGGGACTTTGTCCTTTACACCCAATCGGGTCAGCAGTTCACTCTCCGTCATCGCCAGATACTCCACCAGAATGATGTCAAGGAAATCTACATTCAAAGCTCGGAAAAACCTGAGTATGAACGGTATATAGAGCAGAATCTGGGGAAGATTCTACTTGATGAAACACTTCCCATCGAAGTTCGATCAAAAGTTTTTTATGAAGCATCCGCTGTCGTCATGCAGGATGTTTTTGACCGCAAGCTTCCGAGCGCTCTGCGGGCGAGGCATTTCGACCGGATTACGGATATAGTCAAGAACTCCATCTCGTTTTTGGCTTCAGACAACTCCCTTTCAGCAATCGCTCCTTTTATTTCACATGATTACAAGACATATACGCACTGCATGCATGTCTTCATCTATTCGGTTGCCGTTTTTCAGAGTTATGACATGACTGACAGTGAAGTGTTTGAATGTGGTCTTGGCGCACTGCTTCATGATGTCGGCAAGGCCAAGATTCCCCGGCGTATTCTCAACAAGCGAGGCTCTCTGACCCAGGCCGAACGTGAGATCGTCAAGGAACACCCGATTCATGGGGTCTCCATGTGTGCCCATCTGCCCATGACTCAGAACACGATCAACTGTATTCTTTTCCATCATGAGAAACTCGATGGTACAGGATATCCCGCAGGGCTGAAAAGCGATAATATTCCCATGCCGGTACGGATAATTTCCTTGGCCGATGTCTATGATGCCCTGACCACGGAACGCCCCTATGCCGAAGGCATGGAACCTTATGAAGCCTTGACGCTGATGAGGCATGACATGCGGGATGCCTTGGATATGAACGTCTTCAAGCAATTCGTGGCTGTTTTAAGCGGTGCGGATCTTCTCTGA
- a CDS encoding DUF429 domain-containing protein: MKYVGVDACKCGWMAAIMDKTGVRCEVFPEFAGIWDAHSDIQRLFVDIPVGLAAEGDRGADMEARRFLPPGFKSSIFNTPVRKALYARTNAEAKSINQELTGKSLSEQSLGISKKIREVDRWLQAHQKEQGKVFESHPEICFIHCAGGPLSYGKKDFLGTLERMKIVRKFVKSAEDLLVSVRERYTRTNVAADDILDAMVLAVVAKECDGRPSFFPAGVEEPPQDETGLPMAVWYHDFSNPR, from the coding sequence ATGAAATATGTTGGTGTGGATGCGTGCAAGTGTGGCTGGATGGCGGCGATCATGGACAAAACCGGGGTTCGGTGTGAAGTTTTTCCCGAATTTGCCGGAATATGGGATGCCCATTCGGATATTCAACGTCTTTTTGTGGATATCCCCGTGGGATTGGCCGCCGAAGGGGACAGGGGGGCTGATATGGAAGCTCGACGGTTCCTGCCGCCGGGATTCAAGAGTTCCATTTTTAATACGCCGGTTCGAAAGGCTCTTTATGCTAGGACAAACGCAGAGGCAAAATCGATAAATCAGGAATTGACCGGTAAGTCGTTATCTGAGCAATCACTGGGAATCAGCAAAAAAATTCGAGAAGTTGACCGTTGGCTTCAGGCCCACCAAAAGGAACAGGGAAAGGTCTTTGAGTCCCACCCTGAGATATGTTTTATCCACTGTGCCGGGGGGCCATTGTCTTATGGGAAAAAGGATTTTCTTGGTACCTTGGAGCGCATGAAAATCGTAAGAAAATTTGTCAAGAGCGCGGAAGATCTGCTGGTCAGTGTTCGGGAGCGGTATACGCGGACCAACGTGGCTGCCGATGATATATTGGATGCCATGGTTCTGGCGGTTGTTGCAAAAGAATGCGACGGTAGACCGAGCTTCTTCCCTGCCGGGGTGGAGGAACCGCCCCAAGACGAGACCGGGCTTCCCATGGCTGTCTGGTATCATGATTTTTCCAACCCCCGATAA
- a CDS encoding HD-GYP domain-containing protein, with product MADVENNTKSSRDNDPDNLSTEDYNQIDPHILECFPPVRYPVDLYEFRESAGLLSRIYTAGEDVSGAQRERFRELSEDGDLFFSRKQISQYSATVATNIKMALKDPNLAWEEKSSILIGELKIRQDDLFDHPMPRELKALTQTLETLCSYLSRSPSHIMKIVQHIHADLSPPRRRVNASLMALAVYTKLHREDLHSKTLNAVALGFFLYDIGMTKISHLMLGRKQKLTPMEQRTMRGHPGKSDTILTRLSLIQPEIREPALQHHERLNGSGYPNKLKGNAISQLGRIVAVTDTYSAMITDTPQRRGFSTAEAAAELLNREELYDPVICRTLVRFLQTIPS from the coding sequence ATGGCCGATGTAGAGAATAATACAAAATCCAGTAGGGATAATGACCCGGATAATCTGAGTACGGAAGACTATAATCAGATTGATCCGCATATTCTGGAATGCTTTCCACCCGTCAGGTACCCGGTGGACCTGTACGAATTCAGGGAATCGGCAGGGCTTCTCTCACGTATTTATACGGCTGGGGAAGATGTCTCAGGGGCACAGCGCGAACGATTTCGTGAACTCAGTGAAGACGGCGACCTCTTTTTTTCCCGTAAACAGATATCTCAGTACTCGGCCACGGTCGCTACCAATATCAAAATGGCGCTCAAGGACCCGAACCTGGCTTGGGAAGAAAAGTCCTCCATTCTCATCGGAGAGTTGAAGATCAGGCAGGATGATCTCTTCGACCACCCCATGCCAAGAGAACTGAAGGCACTCACTCAAACGCTCGAAACGCTCTGCTCCTATCTTTCCCGTTCGCCAAGCCATATCATGAAGATAGTCCAGCACATTCATGCTGACCTCAGTCCACCACGCCGCAGGGTTAATGCCTCGCTCATGGCACTGGCGGTCTATACCAAACTGCATAGGGAAGATCTGCACTCAAAAACACTGAATGCCGTCGCCCTCGGTTTTTTTCTCTATGATATAGGAATGACCAAGATATCGCATCTGATGCTCGGTAGAAAACAGAAATTGACACCCATGGAGCAAAGAACCATGCGGGGACATCCGGGCAAAAGCGACACCATCCTGACACGATTGAGTCTGATTCAACCGGAAATACGGGAACCGGCGCTCCAGCACCACGAACGCCTCAACGGAAGTGGGTATCCGAATAAGCTGAAAGGGAACGCCATCAGCCAACTCGGTCGTATCGTGGCCGTCACTGATACATACAGCGCCATGATAACCGACACTCCCCAGCGAAGAGGCTTTTCGACCGCCGAAGCCGCCGCCGAATTACTCAATCGGGAAGAACTGTACGACCCGGTCATCTGCCGGACCCTTGTCCGATTTCTCCAAACGATTCCTTCCTGA
- a CDS encoding GGDEF domain-containing protein, with amino-acid sequence MKGLLDRFGIGNDPDWISIVLFVRNLLSRLSIYTDDKKAEIQREIFGELAKKDFSEEHFEVVLAMLDMYVMQTIGAQDLEDALTREKRSASQLLNEMNEVIDTMNGSSERQNRKLDAFKEQTVGVIESGEDQSVIVAKVRQMFQELIVEFKEEAKLLQSRALMLERSANFDPLLTELHNRRAFDAFLNDAILAQRKKPGSLCLLMIDVDLFKNVNDTYGHQAGDDVLRALARILTAHVIQYNGFPARYGGEELVVVIQDMPLDIAVLKAEALRTNVEQYGFRIRNEGRLTEAEVSCTVSIGVAQWQKGWDAGQLVRAADTALYRAKDSGRNQVCTARPS; translated from the coding sequence ATGAAAGGCCTCCTCGATCGTTTTGGTATTGGCAATGACCCGGATTGGATATCCATAGTCCTCTTCGTGCGCAATCTGTTGAGTCGGCTTTCTATCTATACAGATGACAAGAAAGCGGAAATTCAACGGGAAATTTTTGGAGAACTGGCCAAGAAAGATTTTTCGGAGGAGCATTTCGAAGTCGTGCTCGCCATGCTTGATATGTACGTCATGCAGACGATCGGTGCTCAGGATCTAGAGGATGCCCTGACCAGGGAAAAACGATCCGCCTCTCAATTGTTGAATGAAATGAATGAGGTCATCGATACCATGAATGGGTCCAGCGAGCGACAGAATCGCAAGCTCGACGCTTTTAAAGAGCAGACTGTGGGGGTTATCGAGTCCGGTGAAGATCAGTCCGTCATCGTTGCCAAGGTTCGACAGATGTTTCAGGAATTGATCGTTGAATTCAAAGAAGAAGCCAAGCTGCTGCAATCGCGGGCTTTAATGCTTGAACGGTCGGCAAATTTTGATCCCCTTTTGACAGAGCTGCATAATCGGCGCGCTTTTGATGCCTTTTTGAATGATGCCATCCTGGCTCAACGCAAAAAGCCCGGCTCCCTCTGCCTCCTGATGATTGATGTCGATCTCTTTAAAAATGTCAATGACACGTATGGGCATCAGGCAGGTGATGATGTTTTGCGGGCCCTGGCCCGAATTCTAACGGCTCATGTCATCCAATACAACGGATTCCCGGCGCGATACGGAGGTGAAGAATTGGTGGTGGTCATTCAGGATATGCCCCTGGATATCGCCGTTCTCAAGGCTGAAGCATTGCGAACCAATGTCGAGCAGTATGGGTTTCGCATCCGTAATGAGGGGCGGCTGACTGAAGCCGAAGTCTCATGTACTGTTTCCATTGGGGTTGCCCAGTGGCAGAAAGGGTGGGATGCAGGGCAACTTGTTCGTGCGGCGGACACCGCACTCTATCGAGCCAAGGATTCCGGGCGTAATCAGGTCTGCACTGCGAGGCCTTCATAA
- a CDS encoding ABC transporter permease, which produces MFEDAIIPMDQWVSVFVEWLVDNYREFFQTLKWPVEQLLNGFEHGLTALHPVIVIAVIGFAAWKYSGKRLALFSILSMVLIGCLGLWEETMITLAMVLSSVIICTLFGVPLGIMAGRSDTFQTGLRPVMDAMQTTPAFVYLVPIVMLFSVGNVAGVLATIIFALPPIIRLTSLGIRGVHPELIEAAQAFGATRWQVLVKVQIPLALPTILAGLNQTIMMALSMVVIAALIGAGGLGSPVIYGLNTLDIGRAVVGGLGIVLMAIVLDRITQSMAKKQ; this is translated from the coding sequence ATGTTTGAAGATGCAATCATACCCATGGATCAATGGGTGTCGGTCTTCGTGGAATGGCTGGTGGACAACTACCGGGAATTCTTCCAGACTCTCAAATGGCCCGTTGAACAACTTCTCAACGGTTTCGAGCATGGCCTCACTGCCCTGCATCCTGTCATCGTCATCGCCGTCATCGGCTTTGCCGCATGGAAGTATTCCGGCAAACGACTGGCCCTGTTTTCCATTCTCTCCATGGTCCTCATCGGCTGTCTTGGCCTGTGGGAAGAAACCATGATCACCCTGGCGATGGTCCTCTCATCCGTAATCATCTGTACTCTTTTCGGTGTCCCGCTCGGCATCATGGCCGGCCGGAGCGACACCTTTCAGACGGGACTACGCCCTGTCATGGACGCCATGCAGACGACCCCGGCTTTCGTTTACCTGGTGCCCATTGTCATGCTTTTCTCCGTCGGTAACGTCGCGGGTGTCCTGGCAACGATCATCTTTGCCCTGCCACCGATCATCCGATTGACCAGCCTTGGCATTCGGGGAGTCCATCCCGAACTCATCGAAGCTGCACAGGCCTTTGGAGCGACCCGCTGGCAGGTTCTGGTCAAAGTCCAGATTCCCCTGGCCCTGCCCACTATCCTGGCCGGGCTGAACCAGACCATCATGATGGCTCTTTCCATGGTCGTTATCGCCGCCCTCATCGGTGCAGGCGGTCTCGGATCACCCGTCATCTACGGTCTGAACACCCTTGATATCGGTCGCGCCGTCGTTGGCGGTCTCGGCATTGTGCTCATGGCCATTGTTCTCGACCGCATCACCCAATCCATGGCTAAAAAACAGTAA
- a CDS encoding DNA integrity scanning protein DisA nucleotide-binding domain protein yields the protein MSMASFENICIFHILDGLRDGLSHFSHPSRAALIYAETPGSPPRICDPQDLLSGHEPKLRDYYLYSNQWRGDAVTGREMQLREDEENDLGLSGIISLVARSRHMHYQAWFTEQHPDMCSVGPTERWLEYAAGLVSQNFATRDVQNLDTAGFILQHCATHAIRDYIVDERSRQGWLDTRIRVYPFLDAILGVSATQEEGEWPRGRVVVVEPSQLDRVRFICRFPSLEQPHLHDIKHVRKLLQAVEESGRVLVSDGQRILGIAIGPMPGSYLAAQFSGTHGFLWIKDNLICSFLDGRFHSSNQRANLVQLEEQLLETEMEMGEQHTLLKIVSLLVNRVRDRKHGCTLVIDTGENLLTMSGQHFEKDLDLQESSQLKLACSLAKLDGALHIGRDLKLHGFGCLMDGRSVPGENRARGARFNSALRFTAEHEEIVVVVVSADRPVSIIKNGVELTAKCHFEQIHGLPRPPLLAEWIMA from the coding sequence ATGAGTATGGCATCGTTTGAAAATATCTGCATATTCCATATCCTGGATGGACTGCGGGACGGCCTGTCCCACTTTTCCCATCCCAGCCGTGCTGCGCTTATCTATGCCGAGACTCCAGGTTCCCCTCCCCGCATTTGCGATCCGCAGGATCTTCTGAGTGGCCACGAACCCAAGCTCAGAGACTACTACCTCTATTCCAACCAATGGCGAGGAGATGCCGTCACCGGACGGGAAATGCAGCTTAGAGAAGATGAAGAGAACGACCTCGGCCTCTCCGGTATTATTTCTTTGGTCGCCCGTTCCAGACATATGCACTATCAGGCATGGTTTACGGAACAACACCCGGATATGTGCTCAGTGGGACCGACAGAGCGTTGGCTGGAATATGCGGCAGGCCTGGTCTCCCAGAATTTTGCGACCCGCGATGTGCAGAATCTCGACACAGCCGGATTCATACTCCAGCACTGCGCAACCCACGCTATCAGAGACTACATCGTGGACGAACGAAGTCGCCAGGGCTGGCTTGACACCCGAATCCGTGTCTACCCGTTTCTTGATGCCATACTGGGCGTCTCCGCCACGCAGGAAGAAGGAGAATGGCCGCGAGGGAGAGTGGTCGTGGTGGAACCGAGCCAACTGGATCGGGTCCGATTCATCTGCCGATTTCCTTCCCTGGAACAACCGCACCTGCACGATATCAAGCATGTCCGCAAGCTTCTTCAGGCCGTTGAAGAATCCGGGCGGGTCCTTGTCTCGGACGGCCAACGCATCCTGGGTATTGCCATCGGCCCCATGCCCGGCTCCTATCTGGCAGCACAATTCAGCGGTACACATGGATTTCTCTGGATCAAGGACAACCTCATTTGCAGCTTTCTCGACGGTCGATTCCACTCATCAAACCAACGGGCAAATCTCGTTCAACTGGAAGAGCAGCTTCTGGAAACCGAAATGGAGATGGGAGAACAGCACACCCTGCTCAAAATAGTTTCCCTCCTGGTCAACCGGGTACGCGACCGCAAGCACGGGTGCACTCTGGTCATTGATACCGGCGAAAATCTGCTGACCATGTCCGGCCAGCACTTTGAAAAGGATCTTGACCTCCAGGAGAGCAGTCAACTCAAACTTGCCTGTTCCCTGGCCAAGCTTGATGGTGCACTCCATATCGGCCGCGATCTGAAACTGCATGGCTTCGGATGTCTGATGGACGGGCGGAGTGTCCCCGGTGAAAATCGGGCGCGTGGCGCGCGATTCAATTCAGCCCTGCGTTTCACAGCAGAGCATGAAGAGATCGTTGTTGTTGTGGTCTCGGCAGACAGGCCGGTCTCCATCATCAAGAACGGAGTGGAACTGACGGCAAAGTGCCATTTTGAACAAATCCACGGCCTCCCCAGACCTCCCCTTCTCGCCGAATGGATCATGGCCTGA
- the proX gene encoding glycine betaine/L-proline ABC transporter substrate-binding protein ProX, translated as MKLMKTTLAALCILMLATTAMAMNMTPGEGVTLRPARATWNTGFFQEVLIRKGMEELGYKVAKVKDLANPIFYKSVTMGDLDYWANGWFPMHDAQLPKNFDKYAQKIGYVAKAGGLQGYLVSKREVEKYNIKSLDDFKRPEVQKAFDTNGDGKADLTACPPGWGCEKVISHHMKVYDLKDHINPVKAAYEAGMASALGNYKSGKPVFFYTWTPNWTIFKFKPGKDVMWINVPEINPTEAQAGAKDRMTASDVVGAVSNPLKAGFVVSDIRVVANKKFLAKNPAAAKFLELFTLPLVDISEQNTKMNQGEKSDKDIARHADEWIAKNKATWEGWIKAARQAAE; from the coding sequence ATGAAACTGATGAAAACCACCCTCGCGGCACTCTGCATCCTCATGCTCGCGACCACTGCAATGGCAATGAACATGACACCGGGAGAAGGTGTCACCCTGCGCCCGGCCCGTGCAACCTGGAACACTGGCTTCTTTCAGGAAGTCCTCATTCGTAAGGGAATGGAAGAACTGGGATACAAAGTTGCCAAGGTCAAAGACCTCGCCAACCCCATCTTCTACAAATCCGTAACCATGGGCGACCTCGACTACTGGGCGAACGGCTGGTTCCCCATGCACGATGCCCAGTTGCCAAAGAACTTTGATAAATACGCACAGAAAATCGGGTACGTCGCCAAGGCCGGTGGCCTTCAGGGATATCTTGTTTCCAAACGCGAAGTGGAAAAATACAACATCAAATCCCTTGATGACTTCAAGCGCCCTGAGGTCCAAAAAGCATTTGATACCAACGGCGACGGCAAAGCTGATCTGACTGCCTGCCCTCCAGGATGGGGATGCGAAAAGGTCATTTCCCACCATATGAAGGTCTATGACCTGAAAGACCACATCAACCCGGTCAAGGCCGCCTACGAAGCAGGAATGGCTTCTGCCCTGGGTAACTACAAATCCGGCAAGCCCGTCTTCTTTTATACCTGGACCCCAAACTGGACTATCTTCAAATTCAAGCCCGGCAAAGACGTCATGTGGATCAATGTCCCTGAGATCAACCCGACTGAAGCACAGGCCGGAGCCAAGGACCGCATGACAGCTTCCGATGTTGTCGGTGCCGTGTCCAATCCGCTCAAGGCAGGCTTTGTCGTCTCCGATATTCGTGTCGTGGCCAACAAGAAATTCCTCGCCAAGAACCCCGCTGCTGCGAAATTCCTCGAGCTCTTTACCCTGCCGCTGGTCGATATCAGCGAACAGAACACCAAGATGAATCAGGGTGAAAAATCCGACAAGGACATCGCCCGCCACGCAGACGAATGGATCGCCAAGAACAAGGCAACCTGGGAAGGTTGGATAAAAGCCGCCCGCCAAGCTGCTGAGTAA